In Fibrobacter sp., the following are encoded in one genomic region:
- a CDS encoding chorismate-binding protein — translation ECEKFSHVIHLVSDVQGRVAKSKKAIEVLRSSFPAGTVSGAPKISAIEILSGLEKVKRRFYAGAVGYMESDGDLDFCIAIRCCLKQGKTISLQAGGGIVAASNADREFEETNEKLGAVRAVLEGER, via the coding sequence GGAATGCGAAAAGTTCAGCCACGTGATTCACCTGGTCTCTGACGTGCAGGGCCGTGTGGCAAAGAGCAAGAAGGCTATCGAAGTGCTGCGTTCCAGCTTCCCGGCCGGTACGGTGAGCGGTGCTCCGAAAATCAGCGCCATCGAAATCCTCTCCGGCCTCGAAAAGGTCAAGCGCCGCTTCTACGCGGGTGCCGTGGGTTACATGGAATCCGATGGCGACCTCGATTTCTGTATCGCCATCCGTTGCTGCCTCAAGCAGGGCAAGACCATCAGCCTGCAGGCCGGTGGTGGCATTGTGGCCGCCTCGAACGCCGACCGCGAATTCGAAGAAACGAACGAAAAGCTCGGGGCCGTGAGAGCTGTCCTGGAGGGCGAAAGATAA
- a CDS encoding bifunctional anthranilate synthase component II/anthranilate phosphoribosyltransferase, which translates to MIVIIDNYDSFTYNVYQAIAKITTEEIRVLRSRECTIADIEKLNPSRLIVSPGPGRPEDAGISVEAIKHFAGKLPILGVCLGHQAIGYAFGAKIVQAKFIKHGIAEEIDLDGKGLFRTIGKKNIFTRYHSLVIDESTLSSDFEVTARATDGDIMGIRHKTLPIEGVQFHPESIASGRADEFFKAFLNYRREPLDVRGILNTLTAGQDLSRETAEMFMEDLTDGIMDERQMAAILTALSSKGPVAEEIAGCAKVLSSKKRKFPYSGDELTDIVGTGGDGKGSFNVSSLSGLIAASCGAKIAKHGNRAVSSKSGAADFYTAAGFKLDMTPDKAASVIDKTNFVFLMAPVYHSAMRFAGPVRGALGVKTIMNLLGPLTNPAEAKYLMLGVYSKAILEPFTKAAKSLGAKRVMVAISDDGYDEISPCVPTTIAEILEDGEYREYRIDPKEFGVPAVDPEDLAGGTGVDNFNLALDVLNGKGRPGIKYACALNAGAALYISKKAASLKEGFDKAIKAMEDGSVLKKIEEVKVATNS; encoded by the coding sequence ATGATCGTCATTATCGACAACTACGATTCCTTTACCTACAATGTCTACCAGGCCATTGCAAAAATCACCACCGAAGAAATCCGCGTGCTCCGTAGCCGCGAATGCACCATCGCCGACATCGAGAAGCTGAACCCGAGCCGCCTCATCGTGAGCCCGGGCCCGGGCCGTCCCGAAGATGCGGGCATTTCTGTGGAAGCCATCAAGCACTTCGCCGGCAAGCTCCCGATTCTCGGTGTTTGCCTCGGTCACCAGGCCATCGGTTACGCCTTCGGCGCCAAGATCGTGCAGGCCAAGTTCATCAAGCACGGCATCGCCGAAGAAATCGATCTCGACGGCAAGGGACTTTTCCGCACCATCGGCAAGAAGAACATTTTCACGCGTTACCATAGCCTCGTCATCGACGAATCGACGCTCTCTTCTGATTTCGAAGTGACCGCCCGCGCTACCGACGGCGACATCATGGGCATTCGCCACAAGACCTTGCCGATTGAAGGCGTGCAATTCCACCCGGAATCTATCGCGAGCGGCCGCGCCGACGAATTCTTCAAGGCCTTCCTCAACTACCGTCGCGAACCGCTCGATGTACGCGGCATCTTGAACACGCTTACCGCAGGCCAGGACCTGAGCCGCGAAACCGCCGAAATGTTCATGGAAGACTTGACCGACGGCATCATGGATGAACGCCAGATGGCTGCCATCTTGACGGCCCTTTCCAGCAAGGGCCCCGTGGCAGAAGAAATCGCCGGTTGCGCCAAGGTGCTCAGCAGCAAGAAGCGCAAGTTCCCGTACAGCGGTGACGAACTCACCGACATCGTGGGTACCGGTGGCGACGGCAAGGGAAGCTTCAACGTGAGCTCTCTCTCCGGCCTTATCGCCGCCAGCTGTGGCGCGAAGATCGCGAAGCACGGCAACCGCGCAGTCTCTAGCAAGTCCGGCGCCGCCGACTTCTACACCGCTGCCGGCTTCAAGCTGGACATGACTCCGGACAAGGCCGCGAGCGTCATCGACAAGACGAACTTCGTGTTCCTCATGGCTCCTGTCTACCACAGCGCCATGCGCTTTGCCGGCCCGGTTCGCGGTGCCCTCGGCGTGAAGACCATCATGAACCTGCTCGGCCCCCTCACGAACCCGGCCGAAGCCAAGTACCTGATGCTCGGCGTTTACAGCAAGGCGATTTTGGAACCGTTCACCAAGGCGGCAAAGTCCCTCGGCGCAAAGCGCGTGATGGTCGCCATCTCCGATGACGGCTACGACGAGATTTCTCCGTGCGTCCCGACGACCATTGCCGAAATCTTGGAAGACGGCGAATACCGCGAATACCGTATTGACCCGAAGGAATTCGGCGTCCCGGCCGTGGACCCCGAAGACCTCGCTGGCGGTACGGGTGTCGACAACTTCAACCTCGCTCTCGACGTGCTGAACGGCAAGGGCCGCCCGGGCATCAAGTATGCCTGCGCGCTGAACGCCGGTGCCGCTCTCTACATCAGCAAGAAGGCCGCAAGCCTCAAGGAAGGCTTCGACAAGGCCATCAAGGCGATGGAAGACGGCTCCGTTCTCAAGAAGATCGAAGAAGTCAAGGTCGCGACGAACTCGTAA
- a CDS encoding bifunctional indole-3-glycerol phosphate synthase/phosphoribosylanthranilate isomerase, whose amino-acid sequence MSEDILAKIVRMRKADIEKLGLNFGIDIPEKRRVGHTEFLGNAGAILEVKRASPSKGDIAPDLDPLELANTYAEAHAQAISVLTEGNFFKGSLHDLIAVADLMELRRSQKLHACAVLRKDFLLYEDEIDIAYRCGADAVLLIARILDDEQLVKMAKRAQSFDMQAFVEVREKDDFRKLQIVTEALGDAASKTIVAGVNSRDLATFHTDPLVPASVRNKLPAKAVFESGIHSAADADYARSLGFTGILVGEAVAKNPPLAKDVVSAFEGGCENAKGKFWKKFAERRDDRRTVQAEAVQVGAVADPSKACASRENRPMVKICGITREEDGLLAAELGADMLGFVFSKTKRLTTEEFVRSFAAKIRTVRTPESTPLLVGVITETDSPEGQAAIKLAQEGVLDAVQFHGIGAGAEYGDLAHYCAVRVGEESDFDKVSALRTHGEPRILLDAKVEGIPGGTGKQIPESLLREKAGDIPLWLAGGITPENVSAICGKFKPELVDVSSGVESEPGIKSPEKLQALFRELNK is encoded by the coding sequence ATGAGCGAAGACATTCTTGCAAAAATCGTGCGCATGCGCAAAGCCGACATCGAAAAGCTGGGCCTGAATTTCGGCATCGACATTCCGGAAAAGCGCCGCGTTGGCCATACAGAATTTCTCGGTAACGCGGGAGCGATTCTCGAAGTCAAGCGCGCATCGCCTTCGAAGGGCGATATCGCTCCGGACTTGGATCCGCTCGAGCTCGCGAACACCTACGCGGAAGCTCACGCCCAGGCGATTTCGGTACTGACCGAAGGCAATTTTTTCAAGGGTTCGCTCCACGACCTGATTGCGGTAGCGGACCTGATGGAACTGCGCCGTTCGCAAAAGTTGCATGCCTGCGCGGTACTCCGCAAGGATTTCTTGCTCTATGAAGACGAAATCGACATCGCTTACCGTTGCGGCGCCGACGCCGTCCTGTTGATTGCACGCATCTTGGATGACGAACAGCTCGTCAAGATGGCGAAGCGCGCCCAGAGTTTCGACATGCAGGCCTTCGTGGAAGTTCGCGAAAAGGACGATTTCCGCAAGTTGCAGATTGTGACGGAAGCGCTCGGCGATGCCGCCTCGAAGACGATTGTCGCGGGCGTGAATTCGCGCGACCTCGCCACCTTCCATACCGACCCGCTTGTTCCCGCAAGCGTACGCAACAAGCTTCCGGCAAAGGCGGTTTTCGAGTCGGGCATCCATAGCGCCGCCGACGCCGATTATGCGCGCAGCCTCGGGTTCACGGGCATCCTCGTAGGGGAAGCCGTCGCGAAGAACCCGCCGCTCGCCAAAGATGTGGTCAGCGCATTCGAAGGCGGGTGCGAAAACGCGAAAGGCAAGTTCTGGAAGAAATTCGCGGAACGTCGCGATGACCGCCGCACAGTTCAAGCCGAAGCAGTTCAAGTCGGCGCAGTTGCAGACCCGAGCAAAGCCTGCGCATCTCGCGAAAATCGCCCGATGGTCAAGATTTGCGGGATTACCCGCGAAGAAGACGGCCTGCTCGCCGCCGAACTCGGCGCGGACATGCTCGGGTTCGTATTCAGCAAGACAAAGCGCCTCACCACCGAAGAGTTCGTGCGCAGTTTTGCCGCGAAAATTCGCACGGTTCGCACGCCCGAAAGCACTCCGCTCCTCGTCGGCGTCATTACCGAGACCGATTCCCCCGAAGGGCAGGCCGCCATCAAGCTCGCACAAGAAGGCGTCTTGGACGCAGTCCAGTTCCACGGAATCGGGGCCGGAGCCGAATACGGCGACCTTGCGCATTATTGCGCAGTTCGCGTCGGCGAAGAATCCGATTTCGACAAGGTTTCCGCCCTACGCACTCACGGCGAACCCCGCATCTTGCTGGACGCGAAAGTGGAAGGCATTCCCGGCGGTACAGGCAAGCAGATTCCCGAAAGCCTGCTTCGCGAAAAAGCGGGCGACATTCCGCTGTGGCTTGCGGGCGGCATCACGCCCGAGAACGTTTCTGCGATTTGCGGGAAGTTCAAGCCCGAACTTGTCGACGTCTCGAGCGGCGTAGAAAGCGAACCGGGAATAAAAAGCCCCGAAAAGCTTCAAGCGCTTTTCAGGGAATTGAATAAATAG
- a CDS encoding cellulase family glycosylhydrolase, whose product MKAKIASVLAFALVANAFAITNQFRGVNWADKRDNFVSDILVLSGLNQSYDYQSATTVAEKVIGQFQELLGTNSVRIPVNEPTVLTNLDAYSGVLDVALKRGRLVMCYWGPAQPSGPKNMDDWWKMWAKLVEKYAAHPNAYFEIFNEPHMYSKDELRNLYATWLEKFPNVPRDHILLDGSGLAWNVPDIADDPRFEGCLFAVHEYTFWNMSITTEEGWKRSFEGKVGKYVDRTVCTEWGGAMAPGEKNGVHYDYMDYNSTPTNYFMAYIRGMSDQLREWQMGSFYWPGLRDGDWYSMTKRSGEGANIKLEIVNQSGLDRMQRSWSDTVAVTPVDTVKDTAVADTAAHDSSDVDQKDTSMSIAFGGLPVLDFVRPAAYKVFGVTGKFLGEVEIAGAHSVREISLGLKSAGFAQGVYFVRGGSETLRVRVR is encoded by the coding sequence ATGAAAGCAAAAATTGCTTCGGTTTTGGCATTTGCCCTCGTCGCGAATGCCTTTGCGATAACAAACCAGTTCCGCGGTGTAAACTGGGCCGACAAACGGGATAATTTCGTTTCGGATATCCTGGTGCTTTCCGGGCTCAACCAATCGTACGATTACCAGTCGGCTACTACGGTGGCGGAAAAAGTTATCGGGCAATTCCAGGAGTTGCTTGGAACGAACAGCGTGCGCATTCCGGTGAACGAACCGACCGTCCTTACGAATTTGGATGCCTATTCGGGCGTGTTGGATGTTGCGCTCAAGCGCGGGCGCCTCGTGATGTGCTATTGGGGACCTGCGCAGCCTTCCGGCCCCAAGAATATGGATGACTGGTGGAAAATGTGGGCGAAGCTTGTCGAAAAATATGCGGCGCATCCGAACGCCTATTTCGAAATTTTCAACGAGCCGCACATGTACAGCAAGGACGAACTGCGTAATCTATATGCGACCTGGCTCGAAAAGTTCCCTAACGTTCCGCGCGATCACATTCTACTCGACGGCTCGGGACTCGCCTGGAACGTTCCCGATATTGCCGACGACCCGCGTTTTGAGGGCTGCCTTTTCGCTGTCCATGAATACACCTTCTGGAACATGAGCATCACTACCGAAGAGGGCTGGAAAAGGAGTTTCGAGGGAAAGGTGGGCAAGTATGTCGACCGCACTGTTTGTACAGAATGGGGCGGCGCGATGGCTCCGGGCGAAAAGAACGGCGTGCATTACGATTACATGGACTACAATTCTACTCCGACCAACTACTTTATGGCCTATATCCGCGGCATGTCGGATCAGTTGCGCGAATGGCAGATGGGGAGTTTCTACTGGCCGGGCCTGCGTGATGGCGATTGGTACAGCATGACCAAGCGCTCGGGCGAAGGCGCCAATATCAAACTCGAAATCGTGAACCAGTCGGGCTTAGACCGCATGCAACGTTCTTGGAGCGATACCGTGGCTGTGACGCCTGTCGATACGGTCAAGGATACCGCTGTCGCGGATACGGCAGCGCATGATTCCTCGGATGTCGACCAAAAGGATACCTCGATGTCGATTGCGTTTGGCGGTTTGCCGGTACTCGATTTCGTGCGGCCGGCCGCCTACAAGGTGTTCGGCGTGACGGGCAAGTTCTTGGGCGAAGTGGAAATCGCCGGAGCGCACTCCGTGCGCGAAATCTCGCTTGGCCTGAAGTCTGCGGGATTTGCGCAGGGCGTGTACTTCGTTCGCGGGGGCTCGGAAACGCTTCGCGTTCGCGTCCGTTAA
- a CDS encoding carbohydrate-binding protein has translation MFGLKKNSLGGVCALALLGFASQVFAHPDSLVLTPPLGWNSWNVFHENINENQIKEIADAMVNSGLKDAGYIYLNLDDNWMDTKRDAQGNLQNNPRTFPSGMKALADYVHEKGLKFGLYGDRGKRTCHHYNSNWQSQSGSNGHEEQDAKKLAEWGVDYWKYDNCDSDPNTQEKDYTAMSKALRNSGRDIVFSICMWEYKDWMPKIANLWRTTFDIGPAWISQSWYRGVYEIIDANNKYWQIAKPGHWNDPDMLEVGNNGLSYEEQRSQMTMWSIMAAPIMISSDVRKMSNETKELYLNKDMIAINQDSLGVQGHRISDKNGKQVWTKPLQNGDIAVALLNNNGSTQTVECDFKDIGVEGEVEVRDAWKKKDLGPVSHVSIELPAHGSALLRLVLKPVPRAPFKGEAFAIPGKIEMEDFDINGVGQGNTTYSENDAEDHGAESNGGNSYREGTGVDIYKKMDGYIVGYNQAGEWLEYTVKVAETGTYTMNASVASANNTSSFKLSMDGQDITEEIPVPQATTGEDNYDEYNTVEAKVSLTEGEHILRFTVTGDWMDIDWVEFCAGETCKTDGLRAAIPATVRDASAARLRKNGSQLFVEKNGRRFDVLGHQVRIK, from the coding sequence ATGTTTGGATTAAAAAAGAACTCGCTTGGCGGGGTTTGCGCCCTTGCCCTTTTGGGATTTGCTTCGCAGGTTTTCGCGCATCCCGATAGTTTGGTGCTTACGCCGCCGTTGGGATGGAACAGCTGGAACGTGTTCCACGAAAACATTAACGAAAATCAGATTAAGGAAATCGCCGATGCGATGGTCAATTCTGGCCTGAAGGACGCCGGCTACATTTACCTTAACCTCGATGATAACTGGATGGATACCAAGCGCGATGCTCAAGGCAACCTCCAGAACAACCCGAGAACGTTCCCGAGCGGCATGAAGGCCTTGGCCGATTATGTGCACGAGAAGGGGCTCAAGTTCGGTCTTTATGGCGACCGCGGTAAGCGTACCTGCCACCATTACAACAGCAATTGGCAGAGCCAGAGCGGCTCCAATGGTCACGAAGAACAGGACGCCAAGAAGCTCGCTGAATGGGGTGTAGACTACTGGAAGTACGATAACTGCGATTCTGACCCGAATACCCAGGAAAAAGATTATACCGCTATGTCCAAGGCCCTCCGCAATTCCGGACGCGACATCGTGTTCAGTATTTGCATGTGGGAATACAAGGACTGGATGCCTAAAATTGCGAACCTCTGGCGCACCACTTTCGATATCGGCCCCGCCTGGATTTCACAGTCCTGGTACCGCGGCGTTTACGAAATTATCGACGCCAACAACAAGTACTGGCAGATTGCAAAGCCCGGTCACTGGAATGACCCGGACATGCTCGAAGTGGGCAACAACGGCCTCTCTTACGAAGAACAGCGTTCTCAGATGACGATGTGGTCCATTATGGCTGCTCCCATCATGATCAGTTCCGACGTGCGCAAGATGAGCAACGAGACCAAGGAACTCTACCTGAACAAGGACATGATTGCCATCAACCAGGATTCCCTGGGTGTTCAGGGCCACCGCATCTCGGATAAGAACGGCAAGCAGGTTTGGACTAAGCCCTTGCAGAACGGTGATATTGCCGTGGCTCTCCTCAACAACAATGGCTCTACCCAGACAGTCGAATGCGACTTCAAGGACATTGGCGTAGAAGGCGAAGTGGAAGTTCGCGATGCTTGGAAAAAGAAGGACTTGGGCCCGGTTTCCCACGTTTCTATCGAACTCCCGGCTCACGGCTCTGCACTGCTCCGCTTGGTTCTCAAGCCGGTTCCGCGCGCGCCGTTCAAGGGCGAAGCTTTCGCCATTCCGGGCAAGATCGAAATGGAAGATTTCGATATTAACGGCGTGGGCCAAGGCAACACCACCTACAGCGAAAACGATGCTGAAGACCATGGCGCCGAAAGCAATGGTGGCAATAGCTATCGCGAAGGGACGGGCGTCGATATCTACAAGAAAATGGACGGCTATATCGTGGGTTACAACCAGGCTGGCGAATGGCTCGAATACACCGTGAAGGTCGCCGAGACTGGGACTTACACCATGAACGCTTCCGTGGCTTCTGCCAACAATACTTCCAGCTTTAAGCTTTCCATGGATGGCCAGGACATTACTGAAGAAATTCCTGTTCCGCAGGCGACCACCGGTGAAGACAACTACGATGAATACAACACGGTTGAAGCGAAGGTCAGCTTGACCGAAGGCGAGCACATCCTGCGCTTTACGGTAACCGGCGACTGGATGGACATCGACTGGGTTGAGTTCTGCGCTGGTGAAACCTGCAAAACGGATGGCCTCCGCGCGGCAATTCCTGCGACGGTGCGCGACGCCTCTGCGGCTCGTCTCCGCAAAAACGGCAGCCAGCTGTTTGTCGAAAAGAACGGCCGCCGCTTTGATGTGCTTGGTCATCAAGTTCGCATAAAATAA
- a CDS encoding carbohydrate binding domain-containing protein, giving the protein MFGRRFSSAKAVFAFAGIAAALFAAPAIADNLNVNGANRSMLVYAPSGIEKNRPLIIQMHGMNQDAPYQKNAAKWESIADTARFVVVFPNGENKAWDISGEKDLNFIKAIINEMYNKYGIDKNRVYVSGFSMGGMMSYHVANKMGDQIAAIAPVSGGGSPSSPKRAMPIMHTHGTTDDVVNYNSTVNTLKSWVNAQKCSSNSQKIKPYPSTKSGSAASLEIWSGCNDGVEVRLLTIEGKGHWYSMDEAVSVNTSVEIWNFVKNYSLDGSSITPPPPAIVVPTNRDSIFNGGFDSSAVAWDLQLHGDASAVGEAKGGKYQLDISAIGTQNYQVQLIQHDLHLEKGQWYEISFDASAGAARTLEVNVEQHTDPWESYLSEKQNFEIGTSAKTFSFKFQMTAATDTNSRLSFNAGAATGTLTLDNVVLKKVDAPADTGNPAGIVCNLRLSAERDAAYAVFDLRGHRLGMVEISDATEAETLKRAGFAEGIYLLRGLNGKKSILVPVSR; this is encoded by the coding sequence ATGTTTGGACGCAGATTCTCTTCTGCGAAGGCCGTCTTTGCCTTCGCGGGAATTGCCGCAGCGCTTTTTGCTGCTCCGGCTATTGCAGACAACTTAAATGTTAATGGCGCAAACCGCAGCATGCTTGTGTATGCGCCTTCGGGCATCGAGAAAAATCGCCCGCTCATTATCCAGATGCACGGCATGAATCAGGATGCCCCATACCAGAAGAATGCCGCCAAGTGGGAAAGCATTGCCGATACCGCCCGCTTTGTGGTGGTGTTCCCGAATGGCGAGAACAAGGCCTGGGATATTTCGGGCGAAAAGGACCTTAATTTTATCAAGGCCATCATCAACGAGATGTACAACAAGTACGGCATCGACAAGAACCGCGTTTACGTTTCGGGCTTCTCGATGGGCGGCATGATGAGCTACCATGTGGCAAACAAGATGGGTGACCAGATTGCGGCTATCGCGCCTGTTTCGGGTGGTGGAAGCCCGAGCTCGCCCAAGCGTGCGATGCCGATTATGCACACGCACGGCACCACCGACGACGTGGTGAATTACAACAGCACCGTGAATACCCTCAAGAGCTGGGTCAATGCGCAGAAGTGCTCTTCGAACTCCCAGAAAATCAAGCCTTATCCGTCGACAAAGTCGGGCTCTGCGGCTTCTCTTGAAATTTGGAGCGGTTGTAACGATGGCGTGGAAGTGCGCTTGCTGACTATCGAAGGCAAGGGTCACTGGTACTCCATGGACGAGGCCGTCAGCGTCAATACGAGCGTGGAAATCTGGAACTTCGTGAAGAACTACTCCTTGGATGGCTCCAGCATTACGCCGCCGCCCCCCGCGATCGTGGTGCCCACTAACCGCGACAGCATCTTCAATGGCGGTTTCGATTCCAGCGCGGTGGCCTGGGATTTGCAGCTGCATGGCGATGCGAGTGCGGTAGGCGAGGCGAAGGGCGGCAAGTACCAGCTCGATATTTCTGCCATCGGTACGCAGAATTATCAGGTGCAGTTGATTCAGCATGATTTACACCTGGAAAAAGGCCAGTGGTACGAAATAAGCTTTGACGCAAGCGCCGGCGCTGCCCGCACCCTCGAGGTGAACGTGGAACAGCATACCGACCCGTGGGAAAGTTATCTCAGCGAAAAACAGAATTTTGAAATCGGTACGTCGGCAAAGACGTTCTCTTTCAAGTTCCAGATGACGGCTGCGACGGATACCAACAGCCGCCTGAGTTTCAATGCGGGGGCTGCCACCGGCACGCTCACGCTCGATAACGTGGTGCTCAAGAAGGTGGATGCGCCCGCAGATACCGGGAATCCGGCCGGAATCGTGTGCAACCTGCGCCTTTCTGCCGAACGGGACGCCGCCTATGCGGTGTTCGATTTGCGCGGTCACAGGCTCGGAATGGTTGAAATCAGCGATGCGACCGAGGCGGAAACGCTGAAACGCGCCGGTTTTGCGGAGGGTATCTACCTGTTGCGCGGCCTGAACGGTAAAAAATCGATCTTGGTACCCGTTTCGCGATGA
- a CDS encoding family 43 glycosylhydrolase, which produces MGCFRLMARAAVFAVISASIAVADTVNNPIMYVDSPDPSIVRVDDAYYMVTTTMHFAPGVPVFKSTDLAQWRTVGYAYQTLTNNDNMNLNGGKDAYGKGSWASSIRYHKGFFYVLTPSYTTNKTHLYKTADVENGPWTEVTLPFYHDPSLFFDDDGTVWVFYGSGDQISYVQLNDDASGVKQGGKSGKLGGVSINQVTGTSNYYVQQEGSHMEKVNGEYYLFTISWPAGACRTEIVYRSKSLLSGFSGRIFLQDNGVAQGGIFDTPEGKWYALLFRDSGPVGRMSHLVPMVWKDGWPEPEGGSRKAPSTITLPESPLPGYGMVTSDDFETDELALEWQFNHNPDNKNWSLTANPGHYRITTSRTDSRVQNAKNTLTMRTFGPKCSGRTLVDGTGMKDGDIAGLVALQDDKGFVALAKEGGSYKVVMYSGKESGDSQKASVPVSVSKVYLRVDFDLPIDRGTASFYYSTDGESWTKIGDNVGLSYSLHMFVGYRFGLFNYATKTAGGYADFDWFKIGVDYKDEIYLDAIAQDTTPPTPYNGVVAKLPGRVEAENYDVGRSGKAYYDNDGENQGKAYREDGVDIVGFECSDEANTKDCGGFALGYTGEGEWTRYTVNFAEAGEYQVRVNMATPSENAGVKLYIDGKAVTGEIIAEQNPENDWSTYSVKTSKTSEIAAGEHALKVEIVGNNVNVDWLEFCKGECSSIAIGQRVRYDVQGEQTYRVFSLNGTFVGAVNAAGAHEVQAKVKELVSEKGVYMVKPQNGIARRVMITK; this is translated from the coding sequence ATGGGATGCTTTCGTTTGATGGCCCGCGCGGCTGTTTTCGCCGTGATTTCGGCCAGTATCGCCGTTGCCGATACGGTCAATAACCCGATTATGTACGTCGATAGCCCGGACCCCTCGATTGTCCGCGTCGACGATGCGTATTACATGGTCACGACGACCATGCATTTTGCGCCGGGCGTGCCCGTTTTCAAGAGTACCGATTTGGCGCAGTGGCGTACGGTGGGCTATGCCTACCAGACGCTCACCAACAACGACAACATGAACCTGAACGGCGGCAAGGACGCCTACGGCAAGGGCTCGTGGGCGTCGAGCATCCGTTATCACAAGGGATTCTTCTACGTTTTGACGCCCTCCTACACGACGAACAAGACGCACCTCTACAAGACGGCCGACGTGGAAAACGGCCCGTGGACCGAAGTGACGCTCCCGTTCTATCACGATCCCTCGCTTTTCTTCGATGACGACGGCACCGTGTGGGTGTTCTACGGCAGTGGCGACCAAATCAGTTACGTGCAGCTCAACGACGATGCTAGCGGCGTAAAGCAGGGCGGCAAGAGCGGAAAGCTCGGCGGTGTGAGCATCAACCAGGTGACCGGAACTTCCAATTACTATGTGCAGCAGGAAGGTTCGCACATGGAGAAGGTGAACGGCGAATACTACCTGTTCACGATTTCCTGGCCGGCGGGCGCCTGCCGTACCGAAATCGTTTACCGTTCCAAGAGCCTGCTCTCCGGTTTTAGCGGTCGCATTTTCTTGCAAGACAACGGCGTTGCCCAAGGCGGCATCTTCGATACTCCGGAAGGCAAGTGGTATGCCCTCTTGTTCCGCGATTCCGGCCCTGTCGGCCGCATGTCTCACCTGGTTCCGATGGTCTGGAAGGATGGCTGGCCGGAACCCGAAGGAGGCTCCAGGAAGGCGCCTTCTACCATCACTTTGCCGGAATCTCCGCTCCCGGGTTACGGCATGGTCACCAGCGACGATTTTGAAACGGATGAACTCGCTCTCGAATGGCAATTCAACCACAATCCCGATAACAAGAACTGGAGCCTCACGGCGAATCCGGGCCATTACCGCATTACCACGAGTCGCACGGATTCCCGAGTGCAGAATGCGAAGAATACGCTTACGATGCGCACGTTTGGTCCCAAGTGCTCCGGCCGCACGCTTGTGGATGGTACGGGCATGAAGGACGGTGATATCGCGGGCCTTGTCGCCCTGCAAGATGACAAGGGCTTCGTCGCTCTCGCGAAGGAAGGCGGAAGCTACAAGGTGGTGATGTACAGCGGAAAGGAAAGCGGAGATTCCCAGAAGGCCAGCGTCCCGGTTTCTGTTTCCAAGGTCTATCTGCGTGTCGATTTCGATTTGCCGATTGACCGCGGTACGGCAAGTTTCTATTACAGCACCGATGGTGAAAGCTGGACGAAGATTGGCGACAATGTGGGGCTCAGCTATTCGCTCCACATGTTCGTGGGCTACCGCTTCGGTCTCTTCAATTACGCAACCAAGACCGCGGGCGGCTATGCCGACTTTGATTGGTTCAAGATTGGTGTCGACTACAAGGATGAAATCTACCTCGACGCCATCGCGCAGGATACGACTCCGCCGACTCCGTATAACGGCGTCGTGGCGAAACTCCCGGGCAGGGTGGAAGCCGAAAATTATGACGTGGGAAGGTCGGGCAAGGCCTACTACGACAACGACGGCGAAAACCAGGGCAAGGCCTATCGCGAAGATGGCGTGGACATCGTCGGCTTTGAATGCTCCGACGAGGCCAATACCAAGGACTGCGGCGGATTTGCTCTCGGCTATACGGGCGAAGGCGAATGGACTCGCTACACCGTGAACTTTGCCGAAGCCGGTGAATACCAGGTGCGCGTGAACATGGCGACGCCTTCTGAAAATGCGGGCGTCAAGCTCTACATCGATGGAAAGGCGGTTACGGGTGAAATTATTGCCGAACAGAATCCGGAAAATGACTGGAGCACCTACTCGGTAAAGACCTCGAAGACATCCGAAATCGCTGCCGGCGAGCACGCCCTCAAGGTGGAAATTGTCGGCAACAACGTGAACGTAGACTGGCTCGAATTCTGCAAGGGCGAATGCTCTTCGATTGCGATTGGCCAGAGGGTACGTTACGATGTGCAGGGCGAGCAGACTTATCGCGTGTTCTCCTTGAACGGAACGTTCGTGGGTGCCGTGAATGCGGCGGGTGCGCACGAGGTGCAGGCTAAGGTGAAGGAACTTGTTTCTGAGAAGGGCGTGTACATGGTCAAGCCGCAGAACGGCATTGCCCGTCGGGTTATGATTACAAAATAA